The proteins below come from a single Streptococcus canis genomic window:
- a CDS encoding type II toxin-antitoxin system RelB/DinJ family antitoxin, translating to MAKTANINLRIEPSTKAQAESLFGSFGISVTDAINIFLNTSIMEGGFPFQIKQPRYNRETELAMEEARQIMEGKVTTKSYASVSDLMADLNED from the coding sequence ATGGCTAAAACAGCTAACATTAATCTACGCATTGAACCCAGTACAAAAGCTCAAGCTGAATCTCTCTTTGGTAGCTTTGGTATTTCTGTTACTGACGCTATCAACATTTTTCTCAATACTTCTATCATGGAGGGCGGGTTCCCTTTTCAGATTAAACAACCTCGTTACAACCGAGAGACTGAACTTGCCATGGAAGAAGCACGCCAAATCATGGAAGGAAAAGTAACTACTAAATCCTATGCTTCTGTATCAGACCTAATGGCTGATCTAAATGAGGACTAA
- a CDS encoding type II toxin-antitoxin system YafQ family toxin, with the protein MLQLVTTNQFRKDVKRAKKRGLNLKKLEAVLDPLQKEETLDEKHRDHALVGNYMGFRECHIEPDWLLVYAIDKGQLILTASRTGSHSDLF; encoded by the coding sequence ATGTTACAACTCGTTACGACCAATCAATTCCGTAAAGATGTCAAGCGTGCAAAAAAGCGTGGACTCAACCTCAAGAAATTAGAAGCCGTGTTGGACCCATTACAGAAGGAAGAAACTCTCGATGAAAAACACAGAGACCATGCCCTTGTTGGAAATTATATGGGATTTAGAGAGTGCCACATTGAACCTGACTGGCTTTTAGTTTATGCCATAGATAAGGGACAACTTATTCTGACAGCATCAAGAACTGGTTCTCACTCCGACTTATTCTAA
- a CDS encoding HNH endonuclease translates to MPRRPSTPCKQNGCPNLVSYGNKYCDDHKSNYVLDVKSTKAKGYNARWNKARLRYLKVHPLCVYCQAKGRLTKAMVVDHIIPHRGDQDLFWNQSNWQALCKSCHDRKTKTTDRYQVYRY, encoded by the coding sequence ATGCCACGTCGACCAAGCACCCCTTGTAAGCAGAACGGTTGCCCGAATCTTGTGTCCTATGGAAACAAATACTGTGATGACCACAAAAGTAACTACGTACTGGATGTCAAATCAACCAAAGCCAAGGGTTATAACGCTCGCTGGAATAAGGCACGGCTTCGTTACCTCAAGGTGCATCCACTTTGTGTCTATTGTCAAGCTAAAGGAAGGTTAACCAAGGCAATGGTGGTTGACCACATCATTCCTCACCGAGGAGACCAAGATCTTTTTTGGAATCAATCCAACTGGCAAGCTCTCTGTAAATCTTGTCACGATAGAAAGACCAAGACGACTGACCGATATCAAGTTTATAGATATTGA
- a CDS encoding methionine adenosyltransferase domain-containing protein gives MIFTSEQVSSGHPDKLCDQISDAIVTECLKHDKNSRVAVETLIKDNQVVVAGEVSTKYYFNLEGIVKKVLEPYGMRDVMVTNLLGVQSPDIAQGVDKGSAGDQGIMFGYATDETPEFLPLPYVLATRVLEKLTNLGHPALGKDPSKVDRSAAYMARKIAKDFVREGYAKRCEVQLAYAIGVAEPVGVYVNTFGTSDYPLEQLVGVVRERYDLTPQGIIKELNLLDVDYTKTTCLGHFTKPYLPWEQ, from the coding sequence ATGATTTTTACCAGTGAACAAGTATCAAGTGGACACCCAGACAAGCTCTGTGACCAAATCTCAGATGCTATTGTGACGGAATGTCTCAAGCACGATAAGAACAGCCGTGTGGCGGTTGAAACCTTAATCAAAGATAACCAAGTGGTTGTTGCAGGAGAAGTCTCAACAAAGTACTACTTTAACCTCGAAGGGATTGTCAAAAAAGTCCTGGAACCTTATGGCATGAGAGATGTCATGGTGACGAATTTGCTTGGAGTTCAAAGCCCAGACATCGCTCAAGGTGTGGATAAGGGTAGTGCAGGTGACCAAGGGATTATGTTTGGTTATGCGACCGATGAAACCCCTGAGTTCTTACCACTTCCTTATGTGCTTGCGACTCGAGTGCTTGAAAAGTTAACCAACCTTGGTCACCCTGCCTTGGGGAAAGATCCAAGCAAGGTCGACCGTTCAGCCGCCTACATGGCACGGAAGATTGCCAAGGACTTTGTCCGTGAAGGTTATGCTAAACGTTGTGAAGTACAACTGGCTTACGCCATTGGTGTGGCAGAACCAGTTGGTGTTTATGTGAACACCTTTGGGACAAGTGATTATCCTCTTGAACAACTAGTAGGAGTGGTTCGTGAACGCTACGACCTAACCCCACAAGGGATTATCAAGGAGCTGAACCTCTTGGACGTGGACTACACCAAGACCACTTGCCTTGGGCATTTCACCAAGCCTTATCTTCCTTGGGAGCAGTAA